A window of Sphaeramia orbicularis chromosome 8, fSphaOr1.1, whole genome shotgun sequence genomic DNA:
AATACAAACCTGTGACATTTTCACTGTGCACAGCACAAGAAAAAGATCCAGATAAATTGTAGCATCAAAGATCAACAGCCCTGAGTATTACATTGCATTGATTGTTTGCATTTTCCAATAAAACCATAATGTTTACACATATAAAGACATTCAAGCATTTAAAGTCTCAGCAGTCACAAAAAGATAAAAAGTTAATTAAAATGGCAATCATAAAGAGAgtcattattaaaatcatgcaattattaTCAGTTTAAAGACACAAGTGGCAGCAGATATAAAAACGTTTTCTCTGTATTCTGGAGTGAAGCCTTGATAAAACCCTGAGACTCAGATTTAAAGGCTGATCGGCAGTTTGCACATGTTGATGCGAGACCAACAACAGTTAGAATTCCAACTTTGTGAAACTGTGTGTTCCTCTGACATCAGTACACTGAAAGCCTCTTATTTCTTTCAACATAAACCCTTTAAGGTTTGAAGAGAACAGGCTGCATCTTGACGAAGGAGAAATTGTAAAACTGTGGCAGACCCTGGTGGCTGATGTTGCTGAACTTATCCCAAAGGAACGGCGTGAGTCCATCCTGTGTCGTAGGTCCGTTCACTGCCTCCGCACTGAAGTCCCCAGCCATGTTAAAATCTGTTACCTGGGTGGAGAACAACAAAATCTGAGTAGAGCTAAAAAGCACTTCATACACAGTGACAGAATCCAAGATGAGTGTGGGGACTGACCTTAGTGTCGTAGCAACCCCCAGGTGAAGGCCTCTCTGATCTGAGGTCATTGCGGCAGCAGATGGACTTGCAGGGGTCTCCCTTGGAATATGGATCTGTCTTGTAGTCTGAAgacaaatcagtaaaaaaaaaacccagatttgAGTATTTTGAGCTGTAACAAAAGATGAATCATATAAACTGAAGTGTTCACAAACCGTTGAATCTCATGATGTGCTTCAAGGAGTCCAGGTCTTTGACATCCGCTTGATCACGTCTGAAGATCTTGGCTCTGGGACAAAGATCATAAGAAAAATCCTCTCCATACTCCTCCCACATTTGAGGGTACCCACTCAGCATGTAAATCTTCTTGTGGAAGGGAATGTTGTAAGACGGCCAGTAACCTGTGTCATGTTAGAAGTAGAGGGAAAGGTAAGCTCTTCAGATTCAGCGGACGGATGTTAGATTCCCAGGTCAGAAGTGTGATCCTGGTTCAGTTTGACTCAGTTGTTGACAGATATGTGTTATTACCTCTGCGCAGAGCCTGACTCTGGTCAGAGTACTCCACCAGTCCTGGGATCTGCTCCACCACAGTCAGAGCACCATCATCAACGCTGTGGCCCAGTTTCACTTTGCTCCGGTCCAACACCATGTACTGGTTGTTGTAGGTGCCTACAGGTGTTCATGATGGAGGGGGTTGGAGTCAGTTTCATCTGTTCTGGGTTTTATAGTTAAGTGCAAAATAACTGTGGTCCAGTCTCAAACAGGAGGTGACAGCAATGGACATTAACACCAGATGCCACCTGCTATAAAACAAGACAAAGGGGAAGAGGAAGTCTGATCTATAAACGACTCTTTGCATGAAAATATGGTAATATGAATTAATTATGCTCCATTTCTGTCATTACATCCTGCTGAATCTGCCAAAGTCATACACACTGGACCTCTCACACAAAATGAGTCTCCGTGAAAAGTTTCTCTATTTGATTGATTCAAATATAAGCATTTTTTCTTTGCATCAAATATAAACCATTTATGCAAAAAGTTGCTAAACACAGTTATCATAGTTTTATGGTTATGCAAACGGGCTTATTTGTCATATTCTGCTGtactgattcactaataaaaatgatctattttgacaaatggcagtggttgttgACGCTTGTTTTTctgttgaaaaaaatcactttttcttcaggtttgatAAAATGACCTTTAGTTATTATATAgagtttattctgagcttttatgaacatctacatggtcagtgaattaaatgtaagaaaatacctgattttcaataaaattacaaaatgcagagtttaatatgataataaatgatgataaatcactttgaaaaggttaaacatagagaaaatcatttggaagtcactataaaaatagttgtaggtctttaaggtttAACTTGTGTAACGTATCCCACATTGTCCCAAATATACTTTTTGTTTAGTGCATTGGAATCTGGTCCTCATTGACTTAATACTGGACCCGATGGTCCTGATTTATGACTGGCGATCACAGTCCAGTCTCACTTTTTAAGTTTTAATTTTCTCTAAGTTCATTTTCATACTAGAGTGGATATATATAGGTTTgatgtgtgttttatgtcttgCTGCTGTTCCCACCACACCTGAGTTGTACATGGAGAACGTTGTGGCCCACTCCTTTCCAGTCTTTGCTAGGCTGTGAGCCAACCTGACCCTCTGCCAGGCCAGAAGGCTGTTgggggtaattatatcaaaaagtgATGAGTTGAAGACGTTGTTGGTGGTCTGGGTCATCATCAGCCCACTGCCTAGGAGGTAGAAGTCATCAAGAGACACCAGGAAACCTGAAAAGAGGAAACGTATCTTCACACGAGTCACATATCAGACCTGGAATTCATTTTCTTCAACAGAGGAAagagtgtgtatgtgtctatAAGAAAGGTGAATCCATGAGACGGGTGAGGGGCGCCTGCCTGGGTAGCTGCTGAAGGACAGTTTCCCTGTGGCTGTGTTTGGCTCAGTGATGTGGAAATCCCAGTGCTTATAGATCCGCATTGTGGCAGCGTACGTGTACCAGCTGGAGTGAGAAAACAGGAGGTTCTCATAGCCAGGCAGCATCTGAGGACAGTGAACAGTAAAgacatttgttgcattttgaAGGAAACAGTGAGAACACTGGCTTTAGTTAGTAAATCAGATACTGtattatatatactgtattattattttttttaacctttatttaaaccagATAAAGTCCCACTGAAAggaagatctcttttacaagggtgacctggccaagaagtcAGATGCACACACCATGATGACAAACAGGTTAAAAGATTGGTGATAAGTAATAACATAAAGTAATAACAAAGGTTTGACAGAATTTTTAAAGTGCAATATAATTTAGGTCACCAGCAATTTTTTGAAGAGCAAGATTTGGTTGCAATCAGCAAACGATTTAAAAACATAGGTACTGTCCAAAGGATTCTCGCTGTCTAGTCAGTAAGATGGGACGAAAAGCTTGTAGTGAGATGAGTTCTGGTATTTTTAGCTCAGACTGAAGAGTATTCCAGGCAGAGGGGGGACAGCAAATCTGAAGGGTGGCTACCCCATTTATTAAAGGTAAGACACACAATAGgtgaaataaggaaaaaaaaagacagatgtgAATGTAAAAAGAGCTTATTTGGTTTTTGTCATTTAGTACACCCATGGGAGTCATCTGCAGTGGATGTTAGGGTGCATCATTCCCCAAGCCAAAAAATTCATTTCCAAAAATCAATTTGTCCCTATTCTAAATTAGTTCCAATGCAGCTCCTAAAGTTTATGACCAAATTTAAAGCTATTCTGACATTATCTAATGGGTCCACCATGCAAATGAAAATTTTACTGATGAAGAATCAAACAAGAAAATGTgttaatttgagattttattgcaattttataACAATCCACATGACATAGTGAAACACATATATAGTGACTTAACTATAAACTCTTGCAAATAAATCCACAACTAGTGTTGGAATAATAAAATCAGTTATGCATCACAAGTCTATTCGGTAACAATTCATGTCACTACTTAGCGGCATTGTCATTCGAGCCATCAGACGAGTCTTTTGCAGCTTTGTGGTGCAGAATGCTTTTCCTTTTTCGAAGACTGGGATGACTTTTTCGGTCTTGTTCAACGACTTGCAGTACATCTTGGTAATGTTCCTCACTTTTTGACGCTACCAGGAAGTCTGAACTCAATTTGACACCTCGCTTGGCACAGTCGTTTACAATATTGAGTGCTTGGAGTTTGGCAATGCATCCTCGATAAGCTTCGTCTGTTGGCCAGGCCTCTGGATTTGAGGTGAGGAAGGTATCATCCAGTTTCATTAGCAAGTGCAAAGTCAAATGAACCAAATGCTGCTTTTTGGTCAGTCTTCATGGACTGGAGAAATTGGCAGTCCTCAGGATTCTTTATCAAGTCCTCAGCATTCATGGGCCACAAACGAAAAGTCTGTTCTAATTGTGTGTCCATTTCCTCAATCTGTTTTGTTGTAGATGGCGCTGATCTACGATTCTTGGGTGTAGCTCGGAGCTTTGCATTGTCATCGAaaagtttaataattttttcacaGGCCTTTCGCTCtgaaatatttattatatatttatttgcctTTTCGTAGAACTCCAATATTTTCCCGAAAACCAACTTTGCAAGATCCCACTTTTCTCCTTTCTCTGTGGTACCATCTTGTACATGCCACATCACGCATCTCAAGACTTGACAACATGTTGGCAGCCTGGAACCAGTGATTATAGTGTCAATGTCTGTTATTTCTTCTCCTAGGCCCAACACTGATGAAGACTGtctggtcacacgtggtcttgtGCTTGGTGTAGCCCCAGATTCTGAATTGCTTGTTTCATTGGACTCAGCTACAGCTCCTAAATCTGGAAATGGAGCACTACACTGTTTGTTATCTTCAGTTTCCattttgtactgtcaaatgaaatGTCTGTGTGAGaccagattttttgtttttgagctCAGATGTGTGCTTTTCTTTCACTTGCTGTAAGCCAGATATGGATGTGTTCAGAGACTGGTGGCAGTTCAATAAAATGCTGAGTAACTATAAAATTGCACACACACTGCAAGTAGTTTTAACAGCTTTTGCTACAAAGAAAACGAAATTCCAGATGATCGGATGACATCATCTTGTATACAGTATATGCTGACTATAGCCCAGGGTGGGGTTTCCTAGAACTGGATCAATGAACTAAACCTTTATCAAATCACACATAGATATAGTTGGGGGTTATACTGCTTTCAAGTATAAGAGTTTAATAGTCTTCAATTATATGAAAACTAAATGTGCTAAGAggtaattgtaaaaaaaacaacttctaatCAAATCAAATAGTTGGTGTCAATCGTAGATGATGGCCGATTCTGGTCAAATATTCACAATATTCATCCCTGAGGTGGACccatttaacataatttttttgaCAAGATATTTTACAGAGTGCCATATTTTAGACATTGGCATGATTTTAGAATGAGGACAGATTGTTTTTCCAACTTTTGAGAAAATGAGGCACCCTAGTGGATGTATGAGCTGAAGTGCATTTggattttggacatattttgtgGTGCAGTTACACCATTTACATTGCACACTGCTGAGCAGGTCTTATACTCTCACTACACTATGTAtcaatgacctctgaccttgatgAGTGCAGAGCAGTGTCCCATTCCTGGCAGTTTATAGTCTCTGAGTGGAGGGTTGGAGTTTGGGACTAGGGCAGGGATCAGATCCAGCAGGTCTCCCACAGCATTCAGGAACTGGATATCAAACAGCGACAGCGGCTGTGGAAAGGACAGCAGATAAACAGCTGTGAGTCGGCAAATGTCAACAAACAGTGTTGATTTGATCAGACAAAACTACTGACTAACTAAGAAAGAGGCACCTTAAAACCACTGAAATTAGGCGATTGATCACCTTTCAATGCAAATACGCTCTATCTAAGTTGCAGCACTTGAaacatacatatgtgtatataaatgaatgaactgaaatttccccttgtgggactaataaaggcatgtcTTATCTTAAATATGTCCACATTTCATCCACAGACTTAAATAAAGAACATGTCTCTTTAAATATTAGAGTGACAAACTGTGATGTATGATCACAAGTGTGGTTTGGACTGGAGGTTcctcattttacattttaactgatgcagtaggatttagatgaaccagtgagatgaaacaacaaagacaaaaaagaaaaataatgaacatcTAACCGCGCTTGTCTCTGACTCAGATATGCACAAATCATAAACATCCCCTTAATATATAACTTTTACGGTTTTATTTCTACATACACACTGTTGTAACCTGAATCTAAACAGTTGCATTTGGCAGACATGTGAGATGGCTACCAAACCTTCTTCCCTAGTTTCTTTGCCCAGTATGCAACGCCGGCTTGGAGACCATCCATCTGGGCCACGATGAAACCTGTGTGTTTCCACAGAGGATCTGTGGTCTTGTTCAGTTTCACCTGGTCTCTGACCCATGAATCTTGCTTCCTGAAAGAACCATTTGACTCCTTcattaataaatacttaaaaataaagacagatgtattttactgaatttaTTAAAACTGAGGACTCGTAGAAACAAAGAAAAGTAAGACCCTTGGAACATAGAAAGCCTTTTAAACATATCGACCACATCACACATTGAGCTGCACATGAATGTCTCTGAGAAGAGGATATGAAACATGATCAGTATGACGTGTGTGTCAGATTGTAAAGTGTATGCTgctgtgtttttctttattttaataggAAAAGAGAAGACACTCACTTCATGAAAGTCTGAACTCTAGCGAGGACCTTTGGGTTTTGGATCAGCTgagggtacatgtttgtgtagtGGTCCATCATCTGCCTATAGGGACGGAAAGTATGAATAATAAATGAAAGTGTTTATAATAACAATGTAAAAACAATCAGGTAATGTTGATATTTGGTGAGCTTTTCAATGCTGTATCATTGAACGTGTTAACATAATTTCTATGCTTAAAGGTGTCAAAGACCAAAACTATCCAAGTGAATGGGCCAACACAGATCATGAGGATGCTATAAAATAGTGCCATGACTGCACATTCCTGACACTTACTGAGCAGTGAGGAAGCCTTCGAGATAACCAGCCAGGAAGAAAGTCACCTCATCCGTCTCCTTGGTCTGTCCGTACCCTGCTCGGATCTCCAGGACGCTCCAGCCTGTGCTCAGCAGGGTGTCATTCAGGAACCCATACGCATCTCCTTCTGTCTCCAGAACCCCTTCCTTCAGCAGAACATTCTTGTGTTCGGAGTCCCAGTACACTGTGGCAGCTGTCACCTCTGGAAAGAAGCCAAACACCATGACACTGGTGACTTTAAGGAAAATAGTTAAGACTCttaatgcataagtgtccaacTGTCCTATACATGCACAGTAAGCTAAAACTGATATTACTTTTTCATGGTTAGTGTGATGGTGGACTGGTAAACACTTTCCATTGCATTTTGGGGTCATAAAACAAGAGCTGGGTTCCATTATAATCCAATTCACTAAAAATCTGAGTTCTCACTCTTGTATGACTGACCATTGCTTTTCACTTCATAAAGCATGGCTGTCTTGTCTTGTATCAATAGGGATGAATGGatataaataaaagtgaaagtcaaAGCCCGCAGTGTCTCAAATACCTGTGTGCTGTTGAGTTTGGCTTTTGCCTTGTATGATACAGATAAACTAAACAAACCCCTGATCTTCAACACAACTTCACAACAGCTGAGTGTGAATAAACCACAGCATGTTTGGTTTTTAATCGAACTATTCCTCAAGCCATGAACGCCATCAGATTCTTATACAACTGCTCCTGATTTGTCATAAAGTCGACCTACTTACTGTCTGTAGAAGCGAAGGTGGCAGGAACCAGAAGTAAAAGGCACACACAGAGCCTGTTTAGTAAAAGCATAGCGCTTCGGATGGAGGTAGAACAATCACGAAGTGCAGAATGGAGACGTGGATTAATAAAAAGTGGATCAAGTGGAGAGAAAATCCGGTTTTACTCATGACGGAGGGAAAGTCCAAGACAGAGCGGAGCGTTCCCTGATTGGCTGCCGAGATAAGGAAAGGGGAACACCGCACGACAGGAGCTGTAGAGAGACCAAAATATGAGCAGAACTGGATTTATACGTAGTGTTACATAAAGTACTTGCCTTCATTTGTGGTTTAACAGTATTATCTTAATAAGAAGGACAAAACGAATCACCCCAGATGGGACTCGAACCCACAATCCCTGGCTTAGGAGGCCAGTGCCTTATCCATTAGGCCACTGGGGCTATGACAAGCGACCAATATCATATCTGTCTATTTGAAAGAAATCTTCATATTAACTGTCGGGACAAATTTCTtcagattttatcagtttttgcCTTTAACTAATGATGTGACGTTCTTCAACgaatcgagtcttttgaacggctctttgaaatgaacgatgggaaccgagtctttgtaaagagccgttcatttatttgtatttattttctttaaggACGGattgtccgattgcctgtcaatttaacgtcactggggaggcactgggcaggaggagaatgttcgagcagaaaaaaaagagtgcttgtgcatgtctcatggcaagaaattagcaaaaaaaaacaacagattgaagtgtgaggtgagcatactggaggaggcggagctagaagactggaggaggcggagctagaagactggcgTAAACCAGAGAAAAGTGTGAGaaagagtgagtgaccacctgtgagtaataagccaaagaaaaatgttatttcataagaaaatgttttattttcttcttcatttttaggctacagactagtccatataatgtaccgtgatgtttctTGTCAAATTCCACCATTTGCctgatgtcacctctcatgtcatgtatttagcccacacatttgaactgactattcttttttatggtaagataatatttactgccgcgccaattaaacacctttaaaatgtaatgtcaatcatcacatgtagcctatttagtcattaaaacattggtgtttcaaaataatgcaaaaaaacataaaagagccaatcttttgaacagctcccttcaaagagccacaAGTCCCATCTCTacctttaacacatttttttttttttttcaaatcaaaacaTTGCATCAAACTACGGCACAATACACTACAACTAGCTAAAAGTAGCAGTTAGCTTGTCTTTTGATCACGCAATTCTGTTAATTCAGGTtcaaagagaaagacagaaaggCTTTAGTGacgattatttatttttatttattctagaAAACCATTTTTTAACCCCCTTTTTAGGTTCACGTCAATTTTCTTCCAAATACTTCTACTACTAGCTTCAATGTGCTGTAGCTGTAATGGTCGAAATATGTCATAGCAAAAACAAATGGGTCCCTTTGATCAATTCCACTTTAGATgtccagaaaaacaaaaaaaaaaacaacaaaaaaatccaacaaataaTGTATTTCAACACAAAAAGCACATAGTACTGTGAATGCAGGACAGTGTGATTCAATGCTGCCCCCTCCAGTACATGATGAAAATACACAATCATTTTATTTCCCATAAACATAAGGAATGACAGCAGAAATCCTGACCAGAGTCACGCTGGTGGATTATTATGAATAATCACTATAGAGTTTATCT
This region includes:
- the plbd1a gene encoding phospholipase B-like 1 → MLLLNRLCVCLLLLVPATFASTDKVTAATVYWDSEHKNVLLKEGVLETEGDAYGFLNDTLLSTGWSVLEIRAGYGQTKETDEVTFFLAGYLEGFLTAQQMMDHYTNMYPQLIQNPKVLARVQTFMKKQDSWVRDQVKLNKTTDPLWKHTGFIVAQMDGLQAGVAYWAKKLGKKPLSLFDIQFLNAVGDLLDLIPALVPNSNPPLRDYKLPGMGHCSALIKMLPGYENLLFSHSSWYTYAATMRIYKHWDFHITEPNTATGKLSFSSYPGFLVSLDDFYLLGSGLMMTQTTNNVFNSSLFDIITPNSLLAWQRVRLAHSLAKTGKEWATTFSMYNSGTYNNQYMVLDRSKVKLGHSVDDGALTVVEQIPGLVEYSDQSQALRRGYWPSYNIPFHKKIYMLSGYPQMWEEYGEDFSYDLCPRAKIFRRDQADVKDLDSLKHIMRFNDYKTDPYSKGDPCKSICCRNDLRSERPSPGGCYDTKVTDFNMAGDFSAEAVNGPTTQDGLTPFLWDKFSNISHQGLPQFYNFSFVKMQPVLFKP